A part of Olleya sp. Bg11-27 genomic DNA contains:
- a CDS encoding homogentisate 1,2-dioxygenase, with protein MPFYHKLGKIPPKRHTQFRKADGTLYAEQLFGTIGFDGMSTNSYHEHRPTQVKEIRKQYSVAPKIAKKNHIQSYRLRGFQVKPENDYLESRKTVLINSDCSIILAAPKQSTTDYFYKNTDADELIFIHKGTGKLRTHLGNLDFKYGDYLLVPRGVIYKMDFDTEDNRLFIVESKRPIYTPKRYRNYFGQLLEHSPFCERDLRQPQELETHNEKGDFLMKVKKQDDIFEMVYATHPFDVVGYDGYNYPYAFSIHDFEPITGRVHQPPPVHQTFETDAFVVCSFVPRLYDYHPDSIPAPYNHSNIDSDEVLYYVDGDFMSRNDIDAGHISLHPAGIPHGPHPGATERSIGKVKTDELAVMVDTFKPLMVTEEALKIADEDYYKSWLEH; from the coding sequence ATGCCATTTTATCATAAACTAGGAAAAATACCACCAAAAAGACACACGCAGTTCAGAAAAGCAGACGGTACATTGTATGCCGAACAGTTATTTGGTACTATAGGGTTTGACGGTATGTCAACAAATTCCTATCACGAGCATAGACCAACACAAGTAAAGGAAATTAGAAAACAATACAGTGTTGCGCCTAAAATTGCTAAAAAAAACCACATACAATCTTATCGTTTAAGAGGGTTTCAAGTTAAACCAGAAAACGATTATTTAGAGTCTCGTAAAACGGTGCTTATAAATAGTGATTGCAGTATTATTTTAGCAGCCCCTAAACAGTCAACAACCGATTATTTTTATAAAAATACGGATGCAGATGAGCTTATCTTTATTCATAAAGGAACGGGAAAGCTGCGTACACATTTAGGTAACTTAGACTTTAAGTATGGAGACTATTTATTAGTGCCAAGAGGCGTGATTTATAAAATGGATTTTGATACAGAAGACAATCGTTTATTTATTGTCGAGTCTAAAAGACCAATTTACACGCCTAAACGCTATCGTAACTATTTTGGACAATTATTAGAACATTCTCCTTTTTGCGAGCGTGATTTAAGACAGCCGCAAGAGTTAGAAACACATAATGAAAAAGGGGACTTTTTAATGAAAGTTAAGAAGCAAGACGATATTTTTGAAATGGTTTATGCAACACATCCATTTGATGTTGTTGGTTATGATGGTTATAATTATCCATATGCATTCTCAATCCATGATTTTGAGCCGATAACAGGACGTGTCCACCAACCGCCACCAGTACATCAAACTTTTGAAACAGATGCATTTGTCGTTTGTAGTTTTGTGCCAAGACTGTATGATTATCATCCAGATAGTATTCCAGCACCTTATAATCATAGTAATATAGATAGTGATGAGGTCTTGTATTACGTAGATGGAGATTTTATGTCTAGAAACGATATAGACGCTGGTCACATATCCTTGCATCCCGCAGGAATACCACATGGTCCGCACCCAGGAGCAACAGAGCGTAGCATCGGGAAGGTAAAAACAGATGAGCTAGCAGTAATGGTAGATACGTTTAAGCCATTAATGGTAACAGAGGAAGCGCTTAAAATAGCCGACGAAGACTATTATAAATCTTGGCTAGAACATTAA